One window from the genome of Trabulsiella odontotermitis encodes:
- a CDS encoding IS5-like element ISKpn26 family transposase — MSHQLTFADSEFSTKRRQTRKEIFLSRMEQILPWQNMVEVIEPFYPKAGNGRRPYPLETMLRIHCMQHWYNLSDGAMEDALYEIASMRLFARLSLDSALPDRTTIMNFRHLLEQHQLARQLFKTINRWLAEAGVMMTQGTLVDATIIEAPSSTKNKEQQRDPEMHQTKKGNQWHFGMKAHIGVDAKSGLTHSLVTTAANEHDLNQLGNLLHGEEQFVSADAGYQGAPQREELAEVDVDWLIAERPGKVKTLKQHPRKNKTAINIEYMKASIRARVEHPFRIIKRQFGFVKARYKGLLKNDNQLAMLFTLANLFRVDQMIRQWERSQ; from the coding sequence ATGAGCCATCAACTCACCTTCGCCGATAGTGAATTCAGCACTAAGCGCCGTCAGACCCGAAAAGAGATTTTCCTCTCCCGCATGGAGCAGATTCTGCCATGGCAAAACATGGTGGAAGTCATCGAGCCGTTTTATCCCAAGGCGGGCAATGGCCGACGGCCCTATCCGCTGGAGACCATGCTGCGTATTCACTGCATGCAGCATTGGTACAACCTGAGCGACGGTGCCATGGAAGATGCCCTGTACGAAATCGCCTCCATGCGCCTGTTTGCCCGATTATCCCTGGATAGCGCCCTGCCGGATCGCACCACCATCATGAATTTCCGCCACCTGCTCGAGCAGCATCAACTGGCCCGTCAATTGTTCAAGACCATCAATCGCTGGCTGGCCGAAGCAGGCGTCATGATGACCCAAGGCACTTTGGTGGATGCCACCATCATTGAGGCACCCAGCTCTACCAAGAACAAAGAGCAGCAACGCGATCCGGAGATGCATCAGACCAAGAAAGGCAATCAGTGGCACTTTGGCATGAAGGCCCACATTGGTGTCGATGCCAAGAGTGGCCTGACCCACAGCCTAGTCACCACCGCGGCCAACGAGCATGACCTCAATCAGCTGGGTAATCTGCTTCATGGAGAGGAGCAATTTGTCTCAGCCGATGCCGGCTACCAAGGAGCGCCACAGCGCGAGGAGCTGGCCGAGGTGGATGTGGACTGGCTGATCGCCGAGCGTCCCGGCAAGGTAAAAACCTTGAAGCAGCATCCGCGCAAGAACAAAACGGCCATCAACATCGAATACATGAAAGCCAGCATCCGTGCCAGGGTGGAGCACCCGTTTCGCATCATCAAGCGGCAGTTCGGCTTCGTGAAAGCCAGATACAAAGGGCTGCTGAAAAACGATAACCAACTGGCGATGTTATTCACCCTGGCCAACCTGTTTCGGGTGGACCAAATGATACGTCAGTGGGAGAGATCTCAGTAA
- a CDS encoding winged helix-turn-helix domain-containing protein translates to MLWIIDDNIEFIPEKNKLASLSRPELSVLLTRPASRCLVLLLEAAHSVVLHQTFFEKVWPDEVVQVPTNTLYQNISIVRRGLRAVGETDKTILATVSRRGFQIESNVKVVRISAEEYHNTAQVEALYEPPATPDAPLAADTQRIVKSLAKPRRRVCVLRDNKWPALHMAVAFLLGVLVVYGATFVNANDSLFENYTLFETSNGCHFYSTEDEIDDNSPFQKDKATIINTGLDCQKYPWVYFPSSNAMPALTALICQKPYNDASDSGCVSLYFRGVARD, encoded by the coding sequence ATGCTTTGGATAATCGACGATAACATCGAGTTTATACCCGAAAAAAACAAGCTGGCTTCGCTGTCAAGACCGGAACTGTCGGTGCTGTTAACCCGACCGGCCAGCCGTTGTCTTGTGTTGCTGCTGGAAGCGGCGCACAGCGTGGTGTTGCACCAGACCTTTTTCGAAAAAGTGTGGCCTGACGAAGTGGTGCAGGTGCCGACCAACACCCTTTACCAGAACATTTCTATCGTCCGTCGCGGGCTGCGGGCCGTTGGGGAAACCGATAAAACCATTCTCGCCACGGTGTCGCGCCGGGGCTTTCAGATTGAGAGCAACGTGAAAGTGGTACGCATCAGCGCGGAGGAATACCACAACACCGCGCAGGTGGAAGCGCTTTACGAACCACCAGCCACGCCGGACGCGCCTCTCGCTGCCGATACCCAGCGCATTGTCAAATCGCTGGCGAAGCCCCGCCGTCGGGTCTGTGTGCTGCGTGATAACAAATGGCCGGCATTGCATATGGCTGTGGCCTTTCTGCTAGGCGTGCTGGTCGTCTACGGCGCCACCTTTGTGAATGCTAACGATTCGCTGTTCGAGAATTACACCCTGTTCGAAACCAGCAATGGCTGCCACTTCTACTCCACCGAGGATGAAATCGACGACAACAGTCCATTCCAGAAAGATAAAGCCACCATTATTAACACGGGGCTGGACTGCCAGAAATACCCATGGGTGTACTTCCCGTCATCCAATGCCATGCCTGCGCTGACGGCGCTGATCTGCCAAAAACCTTATAACGACGCCAGCGACTCTGGCTGCGTTTCGCTCTATTTCCGTGGGGTTGCTCGTGACTAG